The following proteins come from a genomic window of Chryseobacterium glaciei:
- the uvrB gene encoding excinuclease ABC subunit UvrB, producing the protein MNFNLQSEYKPTGDQPVAIEKLTEGIEIGEKYQTLLGVTGSGKTFTVANVVQNVQKPTIVMAHNKTLAAQLFMEFKEFFPDNAVEYFVSYYDYYQPEAYIATSGTYIEKDLSINEEVEKLRLSAIASLLSGRRDILIVASVSCIYGVGNPAEFHKSLISLAIGEKTTRTSLLHSLVNALYSRTLADFQRGTFRVKGDVIDIFPAYADNAVRIQFFGDEIEKIQSFDPVSGNVTASFDQIQIYPANLFVTSKETLNGAIKSIQDDMVKQVDFFSEIGKPLEAKRLQERTELDLEMIKELGYCSGIENYSRYLDGRLPGSRPFCLLDYFPKDYLMVIDESHVTVPQVHAMYGGDRSRKEALVEYGFRLPAAMDNRPLKFEEYESIQNQVIYVSATPADYELEKSGGTYIEQIIRPTGLLDPVIEVRPSQNQIDDLMEEIQKRADLDERVLVTTLTKKMAEELTKYFTKFGIRTRYIHSDVETLERIQIMHDLRVGLFDVLIGVNLLREGLDLPEVSLVAILDADKEGMLRSRRSMIQTVGRAARNLNGKAILYADKMTKSMQATIDETSYRREKQIQYNTDHNKVPTALNKKISENLVGRSKDFPDEKYTQKQILQKVAEVKATYASEDVEKMIVQKQKEMEAAAKNLDFIKAAKLRDEIAALKD; encoded by the coding sequence ATGAATTTTAATCTTCAATCAGAATATAAACCAACCGGCGACCAACCTGTAGCTATTGAAAAACTTACCGAAGGAATAGAAATCGGTGAGAAATATCAGACTTTATTGGGTGTTACCGGTTCCGGAAAAACATTTACCGTTGCCAATGTTGTTCAAAACGTGCAAAAGCCAACGATCGTTATGGCCCACAATAAAACGTTGGCCGCACAGCTTTTCATGGAATTTAAAGAATTCTTTCCAGATAACGCTGTAGAATATTTTGTGAGTTACTACGACTACTATCAACCCGAAGCTTATATTGCTACATCCGGAACTTATATCGAAAAAGACCTGAGCATCAATGAAGAAGTTGAAAAATTACGACTTTCAGCTATTGCTAGTTTACTTTCCGGAAGGCGAGATATTTTGATTGTAGCATCTGTGTCTTGTATTTATGGTGTAGGGAATCCCGCGGAGTTTCATAAGTCCTTAATTTCCCTTGCAATTGGAGAAAAAACAACAAGAACATCACTTTTACATTCTTTAGTTAATGCTCTATACTCAAGAACATTAGCAGACTTTCAACGAGGTACATTCAGAGTGAAAGGAGATGTTATCGATATCTTTCCTGCGTACGCAGATAACGCAGTCAGAATTCAGTTTTTTGGGGATGAAATTGAAAAAATTCAGAGCTTTGATCCCGTTTCAGGAAATGTGACGGCTAGCTTTGATCAAATTCAAATTTATCCTGCCAACCTTTTCGTAACATCAAAAGAAACTTTGAATGGAGCCATTAAATCTATTCAGGACGACATGGTAAAACAGGTTGATTTCTTTAGTGAAATAGGAAAACCTTTAGAAGCCAAAAGATTACAGGAAAGAACGGAACTCGATCTTGAAATGATTAAAGAATTAGGCTATTGTTCTGGTATTGAGAACTATTCTCGTTATTTAGACGGCAGACTTCCGGGATCAAGACCTTTCTGTTTATTGGATTATTTCCCTAAAGATTATTTAATGGTAATTGATGAAAGTCATGTTACCGTTCCACAGGTTCATGCGATGTATGGAGGTGACAGAAGCCGAAAAGAAGCTTTGGTAGAATACGGATTCCGACTTCCTGCAGCAATGGATAACAGACCTTTGAAGTTTGAAGAATATGAATCGATTCAAAATCAAGTTATTTATGTTTCTGCAACTCCGGCTGATTATGAATTAGAAAAATCGGGAGGAACGTATATTGAACAAATTATTCGTCCAACAGGACTTTTAGATCCTGTTATTGAGGTTAGACCAAGCCAAAATCAGATCGATGATTTGATGGAGGAAATCCAGAAAAGAGCCGATCTTGATGAAAGGGTTTTGGTAACTACTTTAACTAAAAAAATGGCCGAGGAATTGACTAAATACTTCACAAAATTTGGAATACGAACAAGATATATTCACTCAGATGTTGAAACGTTGGAACGTATTCAGATTATGCATGATTTGCGCGTCGGGTTATTCGATGTTTTAATTGGAGTTAACTTATTAAGAGAAGGCTTGGATTTGCCTGAAGTTTCTCTCGTTGCAATTTTAGATGCCGATAAAGAAGGAATGCTAAGAAGCAGAAGATCAATGATTCAGACGGTTGGTCGTGCAGCAAGAAACCTTAACGGAAAAGCCATTTTATATGCCGATAAAATGACAAAATCGATGCAGGCAACGATAGATGAAACGAGTTATCGTCGTGAAAAACAAATACAATACAACACAGATCACAACAAGGTTCCAACAGCATTAAATAAGAAAATATCTGAGAATCTAGTCGGCCGAAGCAAAGACTTCCCCGATGAAAAATATACTCAAAAGCAGATCTTACAAAAAGTTGCTGAAGTTAAAGCAACCTACGCGAGCGAAGACGTTGAAAAAATGATCGTTCAAAAGCAAAAAGAAATGGAAGCTGCGGCTAAAAATCTTGATTTCATTAAAGCGGCTAAGCTGAGAGATGAAATTGCTGCATTAAAGGATTAA
- a CDS encoding peptide-N-glycosidase F-related protein, whose translation MKLKLLYLVLISLCNILHAEKYFTPDPPPTVISVYEDAVFYDMYAATVNQPLPADAIRQNNSSYTKMLTESQLDSFGNKLTMNITIGALCDNYDRLANVYLALVTKGSADYDTNSVTKLELGRFITPFMNKNVSPTSVPYAFQMDNVAAILKDPVLRSQYDFWIEFVVLGVPYAAQTQVSGCAGRIDTFKGSLSFTTTTDSSIPATNNFLLPITAAKSLNNYSATDVPGQTIRMLSFVLNAPVNNANFYLITSNHGANSGGEEYIRRQHFISLNDQPIYNYTPGGKSCEPYRQYNTQGNGIYGSSAQSTSWWTSWNNWCPGDAVPIRKIPLGNVQAGSYTFQISVPSAQFVGQQGDFPLSVYFQGEKQNVLSTSDVKITDVKIYPNPVVDVVKISSTKKIKATEVYSSDGRLLRVFKGNEADISEYQSGMYILNIIFDDGMSLKHKIIKK comes from the coding sequence ATGAAATTAAAATTACTCTATTTAGTGTTAATTAGCCTTTGTAATATTTTACATGCTGAAAAATACTTCACTCCCGATCCTCCGCCAACTGTGATCTCTGTGTATGAAGATGCTGTCTTTTATGACATGTATGCTGCTACGGTTAATCAGCCTTTGCCTGCAGATGCGATTCGACAAAACAATAGTTCGTATACCAAAATGCTTACGGAGTCTCAACTAGATTCGTTTGGAAACAAGCTTACCATGAATATTACAATTGGCGCGTTGTGTGATAATTACGACCGTCTGGCCAATGTTTATCTTGCTTTAGTAACGAAAGGTTCAGCAGATTATGACACTAATTCGGTTACAAAATTAGAATTAGGGAGGTTTATTACTCCTTTTATGAATAAAAATGTTAGTCCGACTTCGGTTCCTTATGCGTTTCAGATGGATAATGTGGCGGCTATTCTTAAAGATCCTGTTCTAAGGTCGCAATATGATTTCTGGATAGAATTTGTAGTTTTAGGAGTTCCTTACGCCGCACAAACGCAGGTTTCTGGTTGTGCTGGACGTATTGATACTTTTAAAGGTTCATTAAGTTTTACAACGACGACTGATTCTTCAATTCCGGCTACCAATAATTTTCTTCTTCCTATAACTGCTGCGAAAAGTCTTAATAATTACAGCGCAACAGATGTTCCGGGACAAACAATCAGAATGTTGAGTTTTGTATTAAATGCTCCTGTAAATAATGCTAATTTTTATTTAATAACATCCAATCACGGGGCAAATAGCGGAGGGGAAGAATATATTAGAAGACAGCATTTTATATCTCTTAACGATCAGCCTATTTATAATTACACGCCTGGTGGAAAGTCTTGCGAGCCATATCGCCAATACAACACACAAGGAAATGGAATTTACGGTTCCTCAGCCCAATCTACCTCTTGGTGGACTTCATGGAATAATTGGTGCCCGGGTGACGCTGTTCCGATCAGAAAAATTCCGCTTGGGAATGTGCAGGCGGGAAGTTATACTTTTCAAATTAGTGTTCCTTCTGCACAATTTGTAGGACAGCAGGGAGATTTTCCGCTTTCTGTTTATTTTCAGGGAGAAAAGCAAAATGTTTTAAGTACAAGTGATGTGAAAATCACAGACGTTAAAATTTACCCTAATCCTGTAGTTGATGTTGTGAAAATTTCCAGTACTAAAAAGATAAAAGCAACCGAGGTTTATTCTTCAGACGGAAGATTGCTAAGGGTTTTCAAAGGAAATGAAGCCGATATCAGCGAATATCAATCAGGAATGTATATTCTAAATATTATATTTGATGACGGAATGTCACTTAAACATAAGATCATTAAAAAATAA
- a CDS encoding TonB-dependent receptor plug domain-containing protein, translating to MKARYVSAFFLGATSFFYAQEINDTISKEAKIEEVAITGSRNKKRTVTNTPVPIDVIDIKQVSQSTGQVEVNQLLQFAAPSFNSNKQSGSDGADAVDPATLRGLGPDQTLLLLNGKRYHQSSLINLFGTKGRGNTGSDMNTIPIGAIKRVEVLRDGASAQYGSDAIAGVINVILNDRDKGFEGNAFYGMNMFKSPGSKDVVSDHKIDGITFDFNGNLGTKIGSKGGFGNFTVEFINKEHSIRNANPEFYESPRQRFGDAKSQNIYFFGNIEVPLSDNLKFYSRQGFSHRETNAYAWTRTADADGNIPEVYPNGFNPIQNTSITDFTFDNGLKFKVAEWDVDFYNAFGSNRFTYQIDNTINATLGVNSPTSFNAGGHSLLQNTTGFNATKQFDVLEGLNIAFGSEFRYEKFNIIKGEEASYAMYDINGNLVTANTDPSLLVTVPGSNGESYRPGGSQGFPGYSQEVNKSRNNFAAYVDTELDITKKWMISIAGRFENYNDFGSTFNGKFATRYAIIPQLAFRASASTGFRAPSLAQKYYSLQFTNFQGGELVAIQLASNDSNLAKVSGIPQLKQETSLNGSAGFTFNTGKFTATIDGYYIKVKDRIVLTGNFAKTDLPLEAQNEYPFIDQAQFFSNAIDTQTKGVDVILSYNENIGSGKLTATLAGNYNEMEITKIHTSQQLAGKEDIYMSAREKAFILASAPKTKINLNLNYKIKGFNANLQLVRFDKVNLVGYNGEDDIQTYNPKVTTDLSFGYDFSKNVSLTIGSKNVFNRYPTLQKTAVSDGNTESGGIFDPVQMGFAGRQAFARFNFRF from the coding sequence ATGAAAGCAAGATACGTGAGCGCTTTTTTTCTTGGCGCAACATCCTTTTTTTACGCACAGGAAATTAATGATACCATTTCTAAAGAAGCTAAAATAGAGGAAGTTGCGATTACAGGAAGTAGAAATAAAAAAAGAACCGTAACCAATACACCCGTTCCGATTGATGTGATAGATATTAAACAGGTCAGCCAATCCACGGGACAGGTAGAAGTCAACCAACTTTTACAGTTTGCCGCGCCCTCTTTTAATTCTAATAAACAATCCGGATCAGATGGAGCTGATGCTGTAGACCCTGCAACTTTGAGAGGTCTGGGACCAGATCAAACCTTACTTTTATTAAACGGGAAAAGATACCATCAATCATCATTGATCAATCTTTTTGGGACAAAAGGAAGAGGAAATACGGGTTCGGATATGAACACCATTCCGATTGGAGCGATAAAAAGAGTGGAAGTTCTTCGTGACGGCGCATCCGCACAATATGGCTCTGATGCCATTGCAGGCGTTATAAATGTTATTCTGAACGACCGCGACAAAGGTTTTGAAGGAAATGCTTTCTACGGAATGAATATGTTTAAAAGTCCGGGAAGTAAAGATGTAGTTTCTGACCATAAAATAGACGGAATTACGTTTGATTTTAATGGAAATTTAGGAACAAAAATAGGCTCAAAAGGCGGTTTTGGAAATTTTACTGTAGAATTTATCAATAAAGAACATTCTATCAGAAATGCCAATCCGGAATTTTATGAATCTCCAAGACAGCGTTTTGGCGATGCAAAATCTCAAAATATTTATTTCTTTGGAAACATAGAAGTTCCTTTGTCTGATAATCTGAAATTCTATTCCCGTCAAGGATTTTCACACAGAGAAACAAATGCTTACGCATGGACGAGAACGGCAGATGCAGACGGAAATATTCCGGAAGTTTATCCGAATGGTTTTAATCCAATTCAAAATACAAGCATTACAGATTTTACGTTTGACAATGGTTTAAAATTTAAAGTTGCCGAGTGGGATGTAGATTTTTACAACGCTTTTGGCAGCAACAGATTCACTTATCAGATTGACAATACAATTAATGCGACTTTAGGAGTAAATTCTCCCACAAGCTTCAACGCAGGTGGGCATTCACTTTTACAAAATACGACAGGTTTTAATGCTACCAAGCAGTTTGATGTTTTAGAAGGTTTAAATATTGCTTTCGGATCTGAATTCAGGTATGAAAAATTTAATATCATTAAAGGTGAAGAAGCTTCATATGCGATGTATGACATCAATGGAAATCTTGTAACTGCAAACACTGACCCCAGTTTATTAGTAACTGTTCCAGGTTCAAATGGCGAAAGTTATCGACCGGGCGGCTCACAAGGATTTCCGGGATATTCTCAGGAAGTGAATAAAAGTCGAAACAATTTTGCCGCATATGTAGACACCGAATTGGATATTACAAAAAAATGGATGATCAGTATTGCCGGAAGATTTGAGAATTACAATGACTTCGGAAGTACCTTCAATGGAAAATTTGCAACAAGGTACGCGATAATCCCCCAACTTGCTTTCAGAGCTTCTGCTTCTACAGGCTTTAGGGCTCCATCTTTAGCACAGAAATATTACAGTCTGCAGTTTACTAATTTTCAGGGAGGAGAATTGGTTGCGATTCAGCTTGCTTCCAATGACAGTAACTTGGCAAAAGTATCCGGAATTCCTCAATTAAAACAGGAGACTTCACTTAACGGAAGCGCGGGATTTACTTTTAACACAGGAAAATTCACAGCCACAATTGATGGATATTACATTAAAGTAAAAGACAGAATTGTTTTGACAGGAAATTTTGCAAAAACAGACCTTCCATTAGAAGCTCAAAATGAGTATCCTTTTATCGATCAGGCTCAGTTCTTTTCCAACGCTATTGATACCCAAACGAAAGGCGTAGATGTAATTTTAAGCTATAATGAAAATATTGGCAGCGGAAAACTAACCGCCACTTTAGCCGGAAATTATAATGAAATGGAAATTACAAAAATCCACACCTCTCAACAGCTAGCAGGAAAAGAGGATATTTATATGAGCGCAAGAGAAAAAGCATTTATTCTGGCTTCTGCTCCGAAAACAAAGATTAATTTAAATTTAAACTATAAAATAAAAGGCTTTAATGCCAATCTTCAATTGGTGAGATTTGATAAAGTCAACTTAGTTGGTTACAACGGCGAAGATGATATTCAGACTTATAACCCTAAGGTAACCACAGATTTATCTTTCGGATATGATTTTAGTAAAAATGTAAGCTTAACAATTGGAAGTAAGAATGTATTCAACCGATACCCTACTTTGCAAAAAACCGCTGTCTCTGATGGAAATACCGAATCAGGCGGAATTTTCGATCCTGTACAAATGGGATTTGCAGGAAGACAGGCTTTTGCTAGATTTAATTTCAGATTTTAA
- a CDS encoding pyridoxal phosphate-dependent aminotransferase gives MFTNKDINFEALKRKAYNGRWATLEEGIIPLTAADPDFRIAPEIEEGIIEYIKDGYLSYGPFSGLPEFNKSVSEHFNTEKNGFFLPENILAVNSAAQGMFLIAKYVLNPGDEAIILDPVDFLFKKSVEAVGGVIQLCPIDSKTGDIDFEKLVSLINSKTKLISICNPHNPLGKIYSKEVLIKISEIASAHNLWVMSDEIWSDIIYDNKEFCTYSSVSEEAKKKSFTVYGFSKSFGIAGLRIGAILCNDLEILEDFTEKSNFNSTIEGVSTLSQIAATVALEKAKPWFKEFLNHLQNNRNLAYKILSNSGILTPNLPEATFVLFPRIDNGFTSENFAQHALQQGKVAIVPGSERWFGKGAEGHVRICFSTSTEILEEGLNRIITSF, from the coding sequence ATGTTTACCAACAAAGACATCAATTTTGAAGCATTAAAAAGAAAAGCCTACAACGGAAGATGGGCAACCTTAGAAGAAGGAATAATCCCTTTAACAGCCGCAGATCCCGATTTTAGAATAGCACCTGAAATTGAAGAAGGCATTATTGAATATATAAAAGACGGATATTTAAGTTACGGCCCATTCTCCGGACTTCCGGAATTTAACAAAAGTGTTTCAGAACATTTTAACACAGAAAAAAACGGATTTTTTTTGCCTGAAAACATTCTCGCGGTTAATAGCGCAGCTCAGGGAATGTTTTTAATCGCGAAATATGTTTTAAACCCCGGTGATGAAGCCATCATTTTAGATCCCGTAGATTTTCTATTCAAAAAATCGGTAGAAGCCGTTGGCGGAGTAATACAACTATGCCCTATAGATTCTAAAACCGGAGATATAGATTTTGAGAAATTAGTTTCATTAATCAATTCAAAAACGAAATTGATCAGCATTTGCAATCCTCATAATCCGTTGGGAAAAATTTATTCTAAAGAAGTTTTAATAAAAATTTCCGAGATCGCATCGGCTCACAATCTTTGGGTAATGAGCGATGAAATATGGAGTGATATTATTTATGACAATAAAGAGTTTTGCACCTATTCATCGGTTTCGGAAGAGGCAAAAAAGAAAAGTTTTACCGTATATGGCTTTTCAAAATCATTTGGAATTGCAGGCTTGAGAATTGGAGCCATTTTATGTAATGATCTGGAAATACTGGAAGATTTTACGGAAAAATCAAATTTCAATTCTACCATTGAAGGCGTTTCCACATTGTCACAAATTGCTGCAACTGTTGCTTTGGAAAAAGCAAAACCATGGTTCAAAGAATTTCTAAATCATTTACAGAACAACAGAAATTTAGCTTATAAAATTTTAAGCAATTCAGGGATTTTAACTCCTAATTTACCCGAAGCAACCTTTGTCTTATTTCCTAGAATCGACAATGGATTTACAAGTGAAAATTTTGCTCAACATGCTTTACAACAAGGAAAAGTTGCCATCGTTCCCGGTTCGGAAAGATGGTTCGGAAAAGGAGCAGAAGGTCATGTAAGAATATGTTTTTCAACCTCAACAGAAATATTAGAAGAAGGATTAAATAGAATCATAACCAGTTTTTAA
- a CDS encoding FAD-dependent monooxygenase: MNKIAIIGAGISGLSMANYLEKHKIDYHVYERRKKDDSTGHGFLLPQEGIEQLSLIVNKEKLFKHGNFLKKYIQYSHKGEKIAEKTLNNVFVIARSTLIEILSQNIPQEKITYEKTITFSYNKKLKETDGSSIDSDIIIVSDGSKSRIRRQVFTSEVMKTVRENEIVNIIENKNIADRIENNFMKFHHEDGGLTFGILKLSADKILWYSQFDPVKYQFEDECSVDRLKKYMFDIFDDWNPLVSSIIKESSYENVHLWRVYELEKLNPFYKDNVVFIGDAAHPLIPFTSQGVTSALKDSFVLTKFLIEEKDPQQAFRKYEQERKAEIDIHIKNGRMLLEQFLLPLHQQTENILPISYK, from the coding sequence ATGAACAAAATTGCTATCATTGGCGCCGGAATTTCCGGTCTGAGCATGGCGAATTACTTAGAAAAACACAAAATTGATTATCACGTTTACGAAAGAAGAAAAAAAGATGATTCCACAGGACACGGTTTTTTATTGCCACAAGAAGGTATTGAACAACTGTCTCTTATCGTCAACAAAGAGAAACTCTTCAAACACGGTAATTTTTTAAAAAAGTATATTCAGTATTCGCACAAAGGAGAAAAAATTGCAGAAAAAACATTAAATAATGTTTTCGTAATAGCAAGAAGCACATTAATTGAAATCTTATCCCAAAATATTCCTCAAGAAAAAATCACCTATGAAAAAACAATTACTTTTTCTTACAACAAAAAATTAAAAGAAACCGACGGCTCGTCTATTGATTCTGACATTATTATCGTTTCTGACGGTTCTAAAAGCAGGATCAGAAGGCAAGTATTCACCAGCGAAGTCATGAAAACCGTTCGTGAAAATGAAATCGTAAATATCATTGAAAATAAAAATATTGCTGACCGTATTGAAAATAATTTCATGAAATTTCACCATGAAGACGGCGGTTTAACCTTTGGAATTCTTAAACTTTCTGCGGATAAAATTCTATGGTACTCACAATTCGATCCTGTTAAGTATCAATTTGAAGATGAGTGTTCTGTAGACCGTCTAAAAAAATATATGTTTGATATTTTTGATGATTGGAATCCTTTGGTTTCATCAATTATAAAAGAATCCAGCTATGAAAATGTACATTTATGGCGGGTTTATGAATTGGAAAAACTTAACCCATTTTACAAAGATAACGTTGTATTTATAGGCGATGCGGCACATCCACTAATTCCTTTTACAAGTCAGGGAGTAACCTCAGCATTAAAAGATTCTTTTGTTTTAACTAAATTTTTAATTGAAGAAAAAGATCCGCAACAGGCATTCAGAAAATACGAACAGGAAAGAAAAGCGGAAATCGATATCCACATCAAAAACGGAAGAATGTTATTAGAACAATTCTTACTTCCACTTCATCAGCAAACAGAAAATATTTTACCAATCTCTTATAAATAA
- a CDS encoding tryptophanase → MNLPYAEPFRIKMIEEIRQSTREEREQWLKDANYNLFNLKSSQVYIDLLTDSGTGAMSDRQWGALMTGDESYAGSRSFEQLHQTVQDITGFKYLLPTHQGRAAENVLFSVLVKDGDVVPGNSHFDTTKGHIELRKAHAIDCTIDEAFDINNLHPFKGNINLEKLEEVYKSHPKEKIPFCLITITCNSSGGQPVSLENMKAVRELSNKYGIPVFFDSARFAENAYFIKKREKGQENRSIKDICKDVFSYGDGMTMSSKKDGLVNIGGFIALNNEEVFRKASSFTIIYEGFITYGGMAGRDMAALAVGLNEATEFAYLEGRISQVEYLGHKLIEYGIPVQKPIGGHAVFIDSLNFLPNVDRSEFPAQTLGLEIYKEAGIRTVEIGTLLADRDPETRENRYPKLELVRLAIPRRTYTNNHMDYIAAAIKNVYERRDDIAKGYKITWEPELLRHFTVQLEEA, encoded by the coding sequence ATGAATTTACCGTACGCGGAACCTTTCCGCATTAAGATGATTGAAGAAATCCGTCAATCAACAAGAGAAGAGAGAGAGCAATGGCTAAAAGACGCTAACTATAATTTATTTAATCTAAAATCTTCACAGGTTTATATTGATCTTTTAACAGATTCAGGAACCGGAGCAATGTCTGACAGACAATGGGGAGCGTTAATGACAGGAGACGAAAGCTATGCCGGATCTCGTTCATTCGAACAATTACACCAAACTGTACAGGATATCACAGGTTTCAAATATCTTTTACCAACGCACCAAGGAAGAGCTGCTGAGAATGTTTTATTTTCAGTTTTAGTAAAAGATGGTGATGTAGTTCCAGGAAACTCTCACTTTGACACGACAAAAGGTCACATCGAGCTAAGAAAAGCACATGCAATCGACTGTACGATTGATGAAGCTTTTGATATTAATAATTTACATCCATTCAAAGGAAATATCAATCTTGAAAAACTGGAAGAAGTTTATAAAAGCCATCCAAAAGAAAAAATCCCTTTCTGTTTAATTACTATTACATGTAACTCTTCAGGAGGACAACCTGTTTCTCTTGAAAATATGAAAGCAGTAAGAGAACTTTCCAATAAATATGGAATTCCTGTTTTCTTCGACTCAGCAAGATTCGCAGAAAATGCTTATTTCATCAAAAAAAGAGAGAAAGGACAAGAAAACAGATCAATCAAAGACATCTGTAAAGACGTTTTCTCTTACGGAGACGGAATGACGATGAGTTCTAAAAAAGACGGACTGGTAAATATCGGAGGATTCATTGCTTTAAATAACGAAGAAGTTTTCAGAAAAGCATCTAGCTTTACCATTATCTACGAAGGTTTCATTACTTACGGTGGTATGGCAGGAAGAGATATGGCAGCTTTGGCTGTTGGTCTTAATGAAGCAACAGAATTTGCTTATTTGGAAGGCAGAATTTCTCAGGTTGAATATCTTGGTCACAAATTAATTGAATACGGAATTCCTGTTCAGAAACCAATCGGTGGACACGCAGTTTTTATTGATTCATTAAATTTCTTACCTAATGTTGACCGTTCAGAATTCCCTGCACAAACTTTAGGACTTGAGATTTACAAAGAAGCCGGAATCAGAACTGTAGAAATCGGAACTTTATTGGCAGACAGAGATCCTGAAACAAGAGAAAACCGTTATCCTAAGTTGGAATTGGTTCGTTTAGCGATTCCTAGAAGAACATACACAAACAATCACATGGATTATATTGCAGCTGCAATTAAAAACGTTTACGAAAGACGTGATGACATTGCAAAAGGTTACAAAATAACATGGGAACCAGAACTTCTGAGACACTTCACAGTGCAATTAGAAGAAGCATAG
- a CDS encoding DUF502 domain-containing protein: protein MKKLTFENITNFFLKNFFQGLVIIGPIGLTIFVIWYVVTSVDNIIPSVAKEIPGLVFISTILITALLGFLGNKFVVGKFFFDLVDRLLEKTPGVKHIYTPTKDVMSSFVGDKKKFNDPVWVKTNANPEIWRIGFLTQKEMEDVDKHNYVAVYLPHSYAISGWVIVTEEKNIKPVVGMTAASAMKFAVSGGVAGFHSDDNIFKAPE, encoded by the coding sequence TTGAAAAAATTAACTTTCGAAAATATTACTAATTTCTTTCTGAAAAATTTCTTTCAGGGATTGGTGATTATTGGCCCAATCGGACTTACCATCTTTGTCATTTGGTATGTTGTCACGTCTGTTGACAATATTATTCCGTCGGTTGCCAAAGAAATTCCGGGGTTGGTTTTTATTTCAACGATTTTAATTACTGCACTTCTAGGATTTTTAGGAAACAAATTCGTTGTCGGAAAATTCTTTTTCGATTTAGTGGATCGTTTGCTGGAAAAAACTCCCGGAGTAAAACATATTTACACACCAACCAAAGATGTAATGTCTTCATTTGTAGGAGATAAGAAAAAATTCAACGATCCTGTTTGGGTAAAAACCAATGCAAACCCAGAGATCTGGAGAATCGGATTTTTAACACAAAAAGAAATGGAAGATGTAGACAAGCACAATTATGTTGCTGTTTATCTTCCTCATTCTTACGCTATTTCGGGTTGGGTAATTGTAACTGAAGAAAAAAACATCAAACCTGTAGTGGGAATGACCGCAGCTTCGGCAATGAAATTTGCTGTAAGTGGTGGTGTAGCAGGCTTCCATTCAGACGATAATATTTTTAAGGCACCGGAATAA
- a CDS encoding tRNA-(ms[2]io[6]A)-hydroxylase, with protein MFKLKLLTDPRWANIAEGNLGEILTDHAWCEQKATTNAISLINMLPEHPEIITELIAIAQEELDHFSQVHEIIKKRGFVFGKARKDDYVNELAKFVVQGTREELIVDKLLFAAMIEARSCERFKVLTENIKDEELIVFYRELMISEANHYTTFIGFARQLGDPEKVNKRWEEWLEYEANIIKSYGNKETIHG; from the coding sequence ATGTTTAAGTTAAAGCTTCTTACCGACCCAAGATGGGCTAATATTGCAGAAGGAAACCTCGGAGAGATTTTGACCGATCACGCTTGGTGCGAGCAGAAGGCTACAACAAACGCTATAAGTTTGATCAATATGCTTCCTGAACATCCGGAAATTATAACAGAACTTATTGCTATCGCTCAGGAAGAGCTTGACCATTTTAGTCAGGTTCACGAGATCATTAAGAAAAGAGGCTTTGTTTTCGGGAAGGCAAGAAAAGATGATTATGTCAATGAATTGGCTAAATTTGTCGTTCAAGGAACAAGAGAAGAATTAATTGTTGATAAATTACTTTTCGCTGCGATGATTGAAGCGAGAAGTTGTGAACGTTTTAAAGTGCTTACAGAAAACATTAAAGATGAAGAGCTTATAGTTTTTTACAGAGAATTAATGATCTCAGAAGCAAATCATTACACTACATTTATCGGTTTCGCAAGACAATTGGGAGATCCTGAAAAAGTAAACAAACGCTGGGAAGAATGGCTGGAATATGAAGCAAATATCATCAAATCATACGGAAACAAAGAAACAATACACGGTTAA